Proteins from one Dehalococcoidia bacterium genomic window:
- a CDS encoding deoxyguanosinetriphosphate triphosphohydrolase, translated as MTHPHSTVRKRLEQRERDLLAPAAMRSAESRGRMRHEAPSDMRTEYQRDRDRIIHCKAFRRLKHKTQVFIAPLGDHYVTRLTHTLEVAQIGRTIARGLDVNEDLAEAIALGHDLGHTPFGHAGEEALGKLLPEGFRHNEQSVRIVDMLEASGAGLNLTWEVREGILKHSKPREGIFEELGERYWSQAEWGGPLAGTLEGQTVRLSDSVAYLNHDIADALRAGVVTIDDLPRDARRALGETHSQRIDTLVSDIVDASYAAAQARRVDGALPADATIVMSEGIRAATDELRDFMFDSVYLWEERLAEADRARRVIEFLWERLMAHPEEFASSEYTRPDDALSRRVADYISGMTDHFAMAAAERLGFRG; from the coding sequence ATGACACACCCCCACAGCACTGTTCGCAAGCGGCTCGAACAACGCGAGCGCGATCTCCTGGCGCCCGCGGCGATGCGCTCTGCGGAGTCGCGCGGCCGCATGCGGCACGAGGCGCCGTCCGATATGCGGACGGAGTACCAGCGCGACCGCGACCGGATCATCCACTGCAAGGCGTTCCGGCGGCTGAAGCACAAGACGCAAGTGTTCATCGCACCCCTCGGCGACCACTACGTGACGCGGCTGACGCACACGCTCGAGGTGGCGCAGATCGGGCGGACGATCGCGCGCGGGCTCGACGTGAACGAAGACCTCGCCGAGGCGATCGCGCTCGGGCACGACCTGGGACACACGCCGTTCGGCCACGCCGGCGAGGAAGCGCTCGGCAAGTTGCTGCCGGAAGGCTTTCGGCACAACGAGCAGAGCGTGCGCATCGTCGACATGCTGGAAGCGTCGGGCGCGGGGTTGAACCTGACGTGGGAGGTGCGCGAGGGCATCCTCAAGCATTCGAAACCGCGTGAGGGGATCTTCGAGGAGTTGGGCGAGCGCTACTGGTCGCAGGCGGAGTGGGGCGGCCCGCTCGCGGGCACGCTTGAGGGCCAGACCGTGCGGCTATCGGACTCCGTCGCGTACCTGAACCACGACATCGCTGATGCGCTGCGGGCAGGCGTAGTGACGATTGACGATTTGCCGCGGGACGCACGGCGGGCACTCGGCGAGACGCACTCGCAGCGCATCGACACGCTGGTCAGCGATATCGTCGACGCGTCATACGCGGCGGCGCAGGCGCGGCGCGTCGACGGCGCGCTGCCGGCGGATGCGACAATCGTAATGAGCGAAGGCATACGCGCGGCCACCGACGAGCTGCGGGACTTCATGTTCGACAGCGTGTACCTGTGGGAGGAGCGGCTCGCGGAGGCGGACCGCGCGCGTCGCGTCATCGAGTTCCTGTGGGAGCGTCTGATGGCGCATCCCGAAGAGTTTGCATCGTCGGAGTACACGCGCCCGGACGATGCGCTGTCGCGGCGGGTGGCGGACTACATCAGCGGCATGACGGACCACTTCGCGATGGCGGCTGCGGAGCGGCTGGGGTTTAGGGGCTAG
- a CDS encoding DinB family protein encodes MTSERDALLAQAEALSDKEAGFARPDAEGEAQWSAKQQLAHLAEMETSYRAWVERALAEDSPDLTGVAGVRPGIPLTSATERTVGELTAQLRQERATTLALIETIEPEQFERTASQPMFGSLTVMQWLRSYYRHDRMHRDQMAGREPDYKPKYAGGREPDQRRGPRV; translated from the coding sequence ATGACGTCGGAACGGGATGCCTTGCTTGCCCAGGCTGAAGCACTCTCGGACAAGGAGGCGGGTTTCGCGCGGCCCGATGCGGAGGGGGAAGCCCAGTGGTCGGCGAAGCAGCAGCTCGCCCACCTGGCCGAGATGGAGACGTCGTATCGGGCGTGGGTCGAGCGGGCGCTGGCCGAGGATAGCCCGGACCTGACGGGCGTCGCCGGGGTGCGGCCGGGGATCCCGTTGACGTCGGCCACGGAGCGCACGGTCGGGGAGCTGACGGCGCAGCTTCGGCAGGAGCGAGCGACGACGCTCGCGCTCATCGAGACCATCGAGCCGGAGCAGTTTGAACGGACGGCATCGCAGCCGATGTTCGGCAGCCTGACGGTGATGCAATGGCTGCGGTCGTATTATCGGCACGACCGCATGCACCGTGACCAGATGGCGGGGCGGGAGCCGGACTACAAGCCGAAGTACGCAGGCGGCCGAGAGCCGGACCAGCGGCGGGGGCCGCGGGTATAA
- a CDS encoding SDR family NAD(P)-dependent oxidoreductase translates to MKELEGKVALITGASRGVGEYMAREFAKEGCNIAGAARTEEVKDPKLPGTIYSTAQELTALGVKAIAVRCDVTDEESIRAAVQRTIDEFGRIDILVNNAGVMAPGNLVDMPMKRWDLVWRVNVRGAAVACQAVLPQMIKQGDGVIFNISSIAADQEGAGNISYKVTKHALRELTQGLAGEVKQHNIRVFALSPYGWVPTPGTLYHRLDETMPGVSPMLEKPEAMGRAAIYLCGDEAKELSGQHFYSRHLLRDRVNDGQDLYQGDEAFLAQYK, encoded by the coding sequence ATGAAAGAGCTGGAAGGCAAAGTCGCGCTGATCACGGGCGCGAGCCGCGGCGTCGGGGAATACATGGCGCGCGAGTTCGCGAAGGAAGGCTGCAACATCGCTGGAGCGGCGCGCACGGAAGAGGTAAAGGATCCGAAGCTGCCCGGCACGATCTACTCGACGGCGCAAGAACTGACCGCATTAGGCGTGAAGGCGATCGCGGTGCGATGCGACGTGACGGACGAGGAGAGCATCCGCGCGGCCGTACAGCGGACCATCGACGAGTTCGGCCGCATCGACATCCTGGTGAACAATGCGGGCGTGATGGCGCCCGGCAATTTGGTCGACATGCCGATGAAGCGCTGGGACCTGGTATGGCGGGTCAACGTGCGCGGGGCGGCCGTTGCGTGCCAGGCCGTGCTGCCGCAGATGATCAAGCAGGGCGATGGGGTCATTTTCAACATCTCATCGATCGCGGCGGACCAGGAGGGCGCGGGCAACATTTCGTACAAGGTGACGAAGCACGCACTGCGCGAACTCACGCAGGGGTTGGCCGGCGAGGTGAAACAGCACAACATCCGCGTCTTCGCGTTGTCGCCGTACGGCTGGGTGCCGACGCCGGGTACCCTCTACCATCGCCTGGACGAGACGATGCCGGGGGTGAGTCCGATGCTCGAGAAGCCCGAGGCGATGGGTCGCGCGGCGATCTATCTCTGCGGCGACGAGGCGAAGGAGCTTTCGGGGCAGCACTTCTACAGCCGGCATTTGCTGCGCGATCGCGTCAATGACGGTCAGGACCTGTACCAGGGCGATGAGGCCTTCCTCGCGCAGTACAAGTGA
- a CDS encoding acetylxylan esterase yields the protein MNLLRRFLIRIWPLLLALALIGGMPFLLSLTHRGRVAVLAAIYLPDMVLQVDLPLRPIEFITEAPTRERITIEYESRNGPRSIEADLYMPASGDNHPGVVFSMGAPPLDLDEPRLVRIAEDTARAGVVIVVPFSERLDDEEVVAEEIDALVAEFQYVQSLPTVDPARVGFFGASVGGSLALVAAADPRIADEVDHVVSFGGYFDALQTFGAIATHHIEYGEVAEEWTPREHAEEVMAQQIIRSVEDGDDRDLLWRWFVRDDQPRPAELATLSPIGRSSYEFLSNEDPAAVPALINRLPASAVSELEYLSPRTSIERVQAELFIIHDRADPFIPYTESRRLEDAIGERGTAHFDEVRLFEHVEPKLNQRPDVIVFDSTRLLFRLYQLLLRWTA from the coding sequence ATGAATTTGCTCCGTCGCTTCCTCATACGGATCTGGCCGCTCTTACTCGCGCTGGCGCTGATCGGCGGCATGCCGTTCCTGCTGAGCCTGACGCACCGCGGACGGGTGGCGGTGCTCGCAGCGATCTACCTGCCGGACATGGTGCTTCAGGTCGATCTGCCGCTGCGGCCGATCGAGTTCATCACCGAGGCGCCGACGCGCGAGCGCATCACGATCGAGTACGAGAGCCGCAACGGGCCGCGCAGTATCGAAGCGGACCTGTATATGCCGGCGTCCGGTGACAACCATCCGGGCGTGGTCTTCTCGATGGGTGCGCCGCCGCTCGACCTGGACGAGCCGCGGCTGGTGCGCATCGCGGAGGACACGGCGCGGGCCGGGGTCGTGATCGTCGTGCCGTTCTCTGAACGCCTGGACGATGAGGAGGTCGTGGCGGAGGAGATCGACGCGCTGGTGGCGGAGTTTCAGTACGTGCAGTCACTGCCGACGGTGGATCCGGCACGCGTCGGGTTTTTCGGCGCGAGCGTCGGCGGGTCGCTGGCGCTCGTGGCGGCGGCGGACCCGCGTATCGCCGACGAGGTCGATCACGTGGTGTCGTTCGGCGGCTACTTCGATGCGCTGCAGACCTTCGGCGCGATCGCGACGCACCACATTGAGTACGGCGAGGTCGCCGAGGAGTGGACGCCGCGCGAACACGCCGAAGAGGTGATGGCGCAACAGATCATCCGCTCGGTCGAGGACGGGGACGACCGCGACCTGCTCTGGCGCTGGTTCGTGCGAGACGACCAGCCGCGGCCGGCGGAGTTGGCGACGCTCTCGCCGATCGGGCGCAGCTCGTACGAATTCCTGTCCAACGAAGATCCGGCGGCGGTGCCGGCGCTGATCAACAGGCTGCCGGCATCGGCGGTGTCAGAGCTCGAATATCTTTCGCCGCGCACGAGCATCGAGCGGGTGCAGGCGGAGCTGTTCATCATCCACGACCGCGCGGACCCGTTCATCCCGTACACGGAGTCGCGGCGGCTGGAGGATGCGATCGGCGAACGCGGGACCGCGCACTTCGATGAAGTGCGGCTGTTCGAGCACGTGGAGCCGAAGCTGAACCAGCGGCCGGACGTGATCGTCTTCGACAGCACGCGGCTGCTGTTCCGGCTGTACCAGTTGCTGCTGCGGTGGACGGCCTAG
- a CDS encoding regulatory protein RecX, with protein MLVTAVVRKPRRAGRVDVYVDGEVAFDVQRDTARTSELRPGRSIEPAEIEAIIAADRKRQALEAAVALLARRPRSEREVRSRLAQRKFPAPIIEETMARLDALKLIDDAAFARYWAETRDRTSPRGRRLVTQELRSRGVDAGMASEATAELSDADAAYRVASRRARSLAAADYQTFRNRLGSLLQRRGFGWDVAGATVERCWQELGRAAAEDDLVSGIE; from the coding sequence ATGCTCGTCACCGCAGTCGTACGCAAACCGCGCCGAGCCGGCCGCGTCGACGTGTACGTCGATGGCGAAGTCGCGTTCGACGTGCAGCGCGATACCGCGCGCACCAGCGAACTGCGTCCCGGACGCAGCATCGAACCGGCAGAGATCGAGGCGATCATCGCCGCCGACCGCAAACGCCAGGCGCTCGAGGCCGCGGTCGCACTACTCGCGCGCCGTCCGCGCAGCGAGCGTGAGGTGCGCAGCCGGCTCGCGCAACGTAAGTTCCCAGCGCCCATCATCGAAGAAACGATGGCGCGTCTCGATGCACTCAAACTCATCGACGACGCCGCGTTCGCGCGTTACTGGGCCGAAACTAGAGATCGCACGAGTCCGCGTGGCCGGCGGCTCGTCACGCAGGAATTGCGCAGCCGCGGCGTCGATGCCGGCATGGCCTCCGAAGCGACCGCCGAACTATCCGATGCCGATGCCGCGTACCGCGTGGCTTCTCGGCGGGCGCGCTCGCTGGCGGCCGCCGACTACCAGACCTTCCGCAACCGGCTCGGCTCCCTGCTGCAGCGCCGCGGCTTCGGCTGGGACGTCGCCGGCGCCACGGTCGAACGCTGCTGGCAGGAACTCGGACGCGCGGCCGCGGAGGATGATCTCGTATCTGGCATCGAGTAG
- a CDS encoding aminoglycoside phosphotransferase family protein codes for MSVHGERGRAWLEALPALLDDIAREWRIEIREPFALSYNYVTRARTHDGADVVLKVGVPSQALANEIAALRHFDGRGAVRLIAADVARGAMLLERVIPGDTLKDVDDDESATAIAADVMRAMWRPPPSRHDFPTVAEWGQGFTRLRQHFRGGTGPLPARLVAMAEHTYGDLVASSAPPVLLHGDLHHENMLHAANGRWLAIDPQGVVGEPVYDTGALLRNPHEWLAGAADPARLLSRRVTILAERLGFDRQRILDWAMAQAVLSAWWHIEDHEAGGIESAIAVAEVFADMR; via the coding sequence ATGAGCGTCCACGGCGAACGCGGACGCGCCTGGCTCGAAGCGCTGCCGGCGCTCCTCGACGACATCGCGCGCGAGTGGCGCATCGAGATCCGTGAGCCGTTCGCGCTGTCGTACAACTACGTCACGCGAGCGCGCACGCACGACGGGGCGGACGTCGTGCTGAAGGTGGGCGTGCCATCGCAGGCGCTGGCGAACGAGATCGCCGCGCTGCGCCACTTCGATGGCCGCGGCGCCGTGCGGTTGATCGCCGCCGATGTCGCCCGCGGTGCCATGCTCCTGGAGCGCGTCATCCCCGGCGACACCCTCAAGGACGTCGATGATGACGAGTCCGCCACGGCGATCGCTGCCGACGTGATGCGCGCCATGTGGCGTCCGCCGCCGTCCCGGCACGACTTCCCGACGGTCGCCGAGTGGGGACAGGGCTTCACGCGGCTCCGCCAGCACTTCCGCGGCGGCACCGGGCCGCTGCCCGCGCGCCTCGTCGCGATGGCGGAACACACTTACGGCGATCTCGTCGCCTCCTCCGCGCCGCCCGTGCTGTTGCACGGCGACCTCCACCACGAAAATATGTTGCACGCCGCGAACGGGCGTTGGCTCGCCATCGACCCGCAGGGCGTGGTCGGCGAGCCGGTGTATGACACCGGCGCGCTCCTGCGCAACCCGCACGAATGGCTCGCCGGCGCGGCCGATCCGGCGCGCCTTCTGTCACGCCGCGTGACGATCCTCGCCGAGCGCCTCGGCTTCGACCGGCAGCGCATCCTCGACTGGGCGATGGCCCAGGCTGTTTTGTCGGCGTGGTGGCACATCGAGGACCACGAGGCCGGCGGCATCGAATCCGCGATCGCCGTGGCGGAGGTCTTCGCGGACATGCGCTAA
- the recA gene encoding recombinase RecA, with the protein MARNEKTPAYSGNDPVKKDQALKDALADIEKRYGHGAIMKLGDARDFKVEVVSTGSLALDMALGVGGLPRGRITEIYGPEGAGKSTLAYHVVGSAQRTGGIAAYIDVEHALDKDHAESCGINVAELLISQPDTGEQALEICDALVRSNAVDVIVVDSVAALVPRAEIEGDMGDSLPGLQARLMSQALRKLTAVISKSRATVIFINQLREKIGVVFGNPETTPGGRALKFYSSVRIELRRAESLKQGTDIIGNRVRAKVVKNKVAAPFRTAEFDILFSGKHRGISREGDIVDLGVDANVVKKMGAFFSYGELRLGQGREAAKEYLRQNPDLAREIEELIVSMTPGAVAAASANGHAAAAIVEPDEPPVQA; encoded by the coding sequence ATGGCAAGGAATGAAAAGACGCCGGCATACTCTGGGAACGATCCCGTGAAGAAGGACCAGGCGCTCAAAGACGCACTCGCCGATATCGAAAAGCGCTACGGCCACGGCGCCATCATGAAACTCGGCGATGCGCGCGACTTCAAGGTCGAGGTCGTCTCCACGGGCTCGCTCGCACTTGATATGGCGCTCGGCGTCGGCGGGCTGCCCCGCGGGCGCATCACCGAGATCTACGGCCCGGAAGGCGCTGGCAAGTCGACGCTCGCGTACCACGTCGTCGGATCCGCGCAGAGGACCGGCGGCATCGCCGCCTATATCGATGTCGAGCACGCGCTCGACAAGGACCACGCCGAATCGTGCGGCATCAACGTCGCCGAACTGCTGATCTCGCAGCCCGACACCGGCGAACAGGCGCTCGAGATCTGCGATGCGCTCGTCCGCAGCAACGCCGTCGATGTCATCGTTGTCGATAGCGTCGCGGCGCTTGTGCCCAGAGCGGAGATCGAAGGCGACATGGGCGACTCGCTTCCCGGCCTGCAAGCGCGCCTCATGTCGCAGGCGCTCCGCAAGCTCACCGCCGTCATCTCCAAGTCCCGCGCGACGGTCATCTTCATCAACCAGTTGCGCGAGAAGATCGGCGTCGTCTTCGGCAACCCGGAGACCACGCCCGGCGGTCGCGCACTCAAGTTTTACAGCTCCGTGCGCATCGAACTGCGGCGCGCCGAATCACTCAAGCAGGGCACCGACATCATCGGCAACCGCGTACGCGCCAAGGTCGTGAAGAACAAGGTGGCGGCGCCGTTCCGCACTGCCGAGTTCGACATTCTCTTCAGCGGCAAGCACCGTGGCATCAGCCGCGAAGGCGACATCGTCGACCTCGGCGTCGATGCGAATGTCGTCAAGAAGATGGGCGCGTTCTTCAGCTACGGCGAACTCCGTCTCGGCCAGGGGCGCGAAGCGGCGAAGGAATACCTGCGGCAGAACCCCGACCTCGCGCGCGAGATCGAAGAGCTGATCGTCTCGATGACGCCGGGCGCCGTCGCGGCGGCCAGCGCGAATGGCCATGCTGCCGCCGCGATCGTCGAGCCGGACGAACCGCCGGTACAGGCATAG
- a CDS encoding DUF3105 domain-containing protein has product MYSRLTWMDWTMLSLIALLAAFHAATLGGVFRGEDAGTGPAFFDLSRLPEGNAPTGLREPTAADRAEADASPDLPGRFVPTQGKRHSGVWPGDRVPYCPQGEVRSDCYASLPPSSGLHAPVQRAVRLEDGSVTPLPPNPGVYEFNLPREAVPHLQEHAGVFVGYNCATDACLDIIPTLEALVIEELSVGARVIMARFSDLPPDTIGLASWTRVDTFDATEFDAVRISAFIKTHSCRFDPEGFCREDAPQS; this is encoded by the coding sequence ATGTATTCCCGGCTCACCTGGATGGACTGGACCATGCTCTCGCTGATCGCGCTGCTCGCGGCGTTCCACGCGGCGACGCTCGGCGGCGTCTTTCGAGGCGAAGACGCAGGCACGGGGCCGGCGTTCTTTGACCTCAGCCGCCTGCCCGAAGGCAACGCGCCCACCGGCCTCCGCGAACCGACCGCCGCCGACCGCGCCGAAGCCGACGCCAGCCCCGACCTGCCCGGCCGCTTCGTACCGACGCAGGGGAAACGCCACAGCGGCGTCTGGCCGGGCGACCGTGTGCCGTACTGCCCCCAGGGCGAAGTGCGCAGTGATTGTTACGCATCACTGCCGCCTTCATCGGGTTTGCACGCGCCCGTGCAGCGCGCCGTGCGCCTCGAGGACGGCTCGGTGACGCCGCTGCCGCCGAACCCTGGTGTTTATGAGTTCAATCTCCCGCGCGAGGCCGTCCCGCACCTGCAGGAGCACGCCGGCGTGTTCGTCGGCTACAACTGCGCCACCGACGCTTGTCTCGACATCATCCCCACGCTCGAAGCGCTTGTCATCGAAGAATTGTCCGTCGGCGCGCGCGTCATCATGGCGCGCTTCAGCGACCTCCCGCCGGACACGATCGGCCTCGCCAGTTGGACCCGGGTCGATACGTTCGACGCGACGGAGTTCGACGCCGTGCGAATCAGCGCTTTCATCAAGACGCATAGCTGCCGCTTCGACCCCGAAGGCTTCTGCAGGGAGGACGCTCCGCAATCGTGA
- a CDS encoding sensor domain-containing diguanylate cyclase, with amino-acid sequence MQQIERLARMTQIASTGAPRAALDEMRALLREGLGARDVAVVFADEGEGFARLCDEPLPDNNALWVIHRKLTDAGRPLSFRFEQDRARGFAPLEGARDLTAFAARPSATMLGAEMIVVRGDWPGGVPDDAMRFFDAALAPFAIALQRSLEARRSAQQHEQVSALGSIARLISDNDSIEDVLRELCTIIAGVSGMTSVTIDVYEAASGAMVRRAINNMGAATAQGERWVAAVRKPNPIQVEAFRTGEPVLMQDIQNDPRIDERARAFFRAALIRSAAVVPLIVKGEAVGCMSYASNLPQTFENIAYLVDLASQAAMTIRGIQMYHELAESRHHLAALNEKLLDSMRSEHLLARTDALTGIPNRRYIDEVLNAECERAHREGSPLSVAMADVDHFKQINDTYGHDAGDEVLRQLGALAREAAGARHIAARYGGDELVFVMPALTLPRATDAALAWNERVASQDFWVDRQHHTSVTVSIGVAEGHASGARSPEDLLRLADAALYDAKRAGRNRVMVFEGGEADERVA; translated from the coding sequence ATGCAGCAGATTGAGCGCCTCGCGCGCATGACGCAGATCGCCTCGACGGGTGCGCCGCGGGCTGCGCTCGATGAGATGCGCGCGCTCCTGCGCGAAGGCCTCGGCGCGCGCGATGTCGCCGTGGTGTTTGCGGACGAAGGCGAGGGTTTCGCGCGGCTCTGCGACGAGCCACTGCCCGACAACAACGCGCTCTGGGTGATTCATCGCAAGCTTACCGACGCGGGGCGGCCGCTGTCCTTTCGGTTCGAGCAAGATCGTGCCCGCGGATTTGCGCCGCTCGAAGGTGCGCGCGACCTGACGGCGTTCGCCGCGCGGCCTTCGGCGACAATGCTCGGCGCCGAGATGATCGTCGTGCGCGGCGACTGGCCTGGCGGCGTGCCGGACGATGCGATGCGCTTCTTCGACGCGGCGCTGGCGCCGTTCGCGATCGCACTGCAGCGTTCGCTGGAGGCACGGCGCTCGGCGCAGCAGCACGAGCAGGTGAGCGCGCTGGGCAGCATCGCGCGGTTGATCTCCGACAACGACAGCATCGAAGACGTATTGCGCGAACTGTGCACCATCATCGCCGGCGTTTCGGGCATGACGTCGGTGACGATCGATGTCTACGAAGCAGCTTCGGGTGCGATGGTGCGGCGCGCGATCAACAACATGGGCGCAGCCACGGCGCAGGGCGAACGCTGGGTGGCGGCCGTGCGCAAGCCGAACCCGATTCAGGTCGAGGCGTTCCGCACGGGCGAACCGGTGCTGATGCAGGACATCCAAAACGATCCGCGGATCGACGAGCGGGCGCGGGCGTTCTTCCGGGCGGCGCTGATCCGTTCGGCTGCCGTCGTGCCGCTGATCGTCAAAGGCGAGGCGGTCGGCTGCATGAGCTATGCATCGAACCTGCCGCAGACGTTCGAGAACATCGCGTACCTCGTGGACCTCGCGTCGCAGGCGGCGATGACGATCCGCGGCATCCAGATGTACCACGAGTTGGCGGAGTCGCGTCATCACCTGGCGGCGCTGAACGAGAAGCTGCTCGACAGTATGCGCTCGGAGCACCTGCTGGCGCGCACCGACGCTCTAACGGGCATCCCGAATCGCCGCTACATAGACGAGGTGCTGAACGCGGAGTGCGAACGGGCGCACCGCGAGGGTTCGCCGTTGTCCGTGGCGATGGCGGACGTCGACCACTTCAAGCAGATCAACGATACCTACGGCCACGACGCGGGCGACGAAGTGCTGCGGCAACTCGGCGCGCTCGCGCGCGAGGCGGCGGGCGCCAGACACATCGCCGCGCGCTACGGTGGCGATGAGTTGGTGTTCGTGATGCCTGCGCTGACGCTGCCGCGCGCGACGGACGCAGCGCTGGCGTGGAACGAGCGGGTGGCGTCGCAGGACTTCTGGGTGGACCGGCAGCACCACACGAGCGTCACGGTGAGCATCGGCGTCGCCGAAGGCCACGCATCGGGCGCGCGCAGCCCCGAAGATCTGCTGCGCCTCGCCGATGCGGCGCTCTACGACGCCAAGCGCGCCGGCCGCAACCGCGTGATGGTGTTTGAGGGTGGGGAAGCCGACGAGCGGGTGGCGTAG
- a CDS encoding NADH-quinone oxidoreductase subunit B family protein: MPLVGQNVEEAVDTDVEQNILLTGVDTVMNWARSSSLWPTMFGLACCAMEMIATATPRYDISRFGAEIFRASPRQADLMIVSGTCTWKMAPAIRRIWMQMPDPKWAISMGGCAIMGGPFAYAYSVLPGVNLIVPVDVYVPGCPPRPESLLTGLIMLQNKIMDSRVTGQRETPQPDGDFSRYLPPDDPIRRELESLFPPYPEFKAEESALWEG; the protein is encoded by the coding sequence ATCCCGCTCGTCGGCCAGAACGTCGAAGAGGCCGTCGATACCGATGTCGAGCAGAACATCCTGCTCACCGGCGTCGACACCGTCATGAACTGGGCACGCAGTTCGTCGCTGTGGCCGACGATGTTCGGTCTCGCCTGCTGCGCGATGGAGATGATCGCCACCGCCACCCCCCGCTACGACATCTCGCGCTTCGGCGCCGAGATCTTTCGCGCTTCGCCGCGCCAGGCTGACCTGATGATCGTCTCCGGCACCTGCACGTGGAAGATGGCGCCCGCGATCCGTCGCATCTGGATGCAGATGCCCGATCCCAAGTGGGCGATCTCGATGGGCGGCTGCGCGATCATGGGCGGCCCCTTCGCGTACGCGTACAGCGTGCTCCCCGGCGTCAATCTCATCGTCCCGGTGGACGTCTATGTGCCCGGTTGCCCGCCCCGCCCGGAATCACTGCTCACGGGCTTGATCATGCTGCAGAACAAGATCATGGACTCGCGCGTCACCGGCCAGCGCGAGACCCCGCAGCCCGACGGCGACTTCAGCCGCTACCTCCCGCCCGACGACCCGATCCGGCGCGAACTCGAATCACTTTTCCCGCCGTATCCCGAGTTCAAGGCCGAAGAGTCGGCGCTCTGGGAGGGCTAG